In a single window of the Halomicroarcula saliterrae genome:
- a CDS encoding beta-glucosidase, with the protein MVTDIDGLVADLSRAEKLALVCGTNDPDGTATGYLPGVPRLDVPPFRLVDGPLGIRAEGERATAFPATLATAATFDPDLAREQGAAMGREARAHDQHSLLAPGVNIVRVPHCGRNFEYLSEDPVLASAFSRALVDGIESENVVATVKHFVANNQETHRTTVSADVDERTLRELYLPPFRAAVEAGVGSVMTAYNRVNGTHMSDHAHLVGDVLKDEWGFSGYVVSDWYGLETTVGAANAGLDLEMPGVPSGPDDEDEEFEWPDGIPDGSHAGLFGEPLAAAIDDGSVPADRLDDMVRRVLGQMARIGLFADSRPDGELDSQRHRDLARDISTRGTVLLDNDGVLPLADDTDVALIGPHIHEAKLGGGGSSETTPFHSVSPVDGLTERAGGTVATARGIPEIESVSLFDLLPFVDSGHENDASSAPDGDPSLDDAVAAAEAADVAVVLARDATTEARDRDSLALPGQQDELVEAVAAANDRTVVVLRSGGPVETPWRDDVAAVVEQWYPGQADGAALASVLYGDSDPGGRLPVTFAPEGSYLTSDERRFPGEDDVARYDEGVFVGYRHFDSGDDEPTYPFGHGHSYATFEYGDATVVGDATVELSVRNVADRPGRDVVQAYVRPPAVDGIDRPVREFAAAQSVALDPGETGTVTLELDELAFSRYDEGWTVDSGQYRVEVGRSSSDVRATVDLDR; encoded by the coding sequence CGTTCCGGCTCGTCGACGGCCCGCTTGGCATCCGCGCCGAGGGCGAACGCGCGACAGCGTTCCCCGCCACACTCGCGACAGCGGCCACCTTCGACCCCGACCTCGCGCGCGAGCAGGGCGCGGCGATGGGCCGCGAAGCCCGCGCGCACGACCAGCACTCGCTGCTGGCCCCCGGCGTGAACATCGTCCGCGTGCCACATTGTGGCCGGAACTTCGAGTATCTCTCGGAGGACCCCGTTCTCGCGAGCGCCTTCAGCCGCGCGCTCGTCGACGGTATCGAGTCCGAAAACGTCGTCGCGACGGTGAAACACTTCGTCGCCAACAACCAGGAGACCCACCGCACCACCGTCAGCGCCGACGTGGACGAACGCACCCTCCGCGAGCTGTATCTCCCGCCGTTCCGCGCCGCCGTCGAAGCCGGCGTCGGCTCGGTGATGACCGCGTACAATCGGGTGAACGGCACACATATGAGCGACCACGCTCACCTCGTCGGGGACGTGCTCAAAGACGAGTGGGGCTTTTCGGGGTACGTCGTCTCCGACTGGTACGGGCTCGAAACAACTGTCGGCGCGGCAAACGCGGGTCTCGACCTGGAGATGCCGGGAGTACCATCGGGACCCGACGACGAGGACGAGGAGTTCGAGTGGCCCGACGGTATCCCCGACGGCAGCCACGCCGGTCTGTTCGGCGAGCCACTCGCCGCCGCCATCGACGACGGGTCGGTCCCCGCCGACCGGCTGGACGACATGGTCCGCCGCGTCCTCGGACAGATGGCCCGCATCGGCCTCTTTGCGGACTCGCGTCCGGACGGCGAACTGGACAGCCAGCGCCACCGGGACCTCGCGCGCGACATCTCGACTCGCGGCACCGTCCTGCTCGACAACGACGGCGTCCTCCCGCTGGCGGACGACACCGACGTCGCTCTCATCGGGCCGCACATCCACGAGGCGAAACTCGGCGGCGGCGGCTCTTCCGAGACGACGCCGTTCCACTCGGTCAGTCCGGTCGACGGGCTCACTGAGCGCGCCGGCGGCACAGTGGCCACTGCGCGCGGGATTCCCGAAATCGAGTCCGTCTCGCTGTTCGACCTGCTCCCGTTCGTCGATTCGGGCCACGAGAACGACGCCTCCAGCGCGCCCGACGGCGACCCCTCGCTCGACGACGCCGTGGCGGCCGCCGAAGCCGCCGACGTGGCCGTCGTGCTCGCCCGCGACGCGACCACCGAAGCCCGCGACAGGGACTCGCTCGCCCTGCCCGGCCAGCAGGACGAACTCGTCGAGGCCGTCGCCGCTGCCAACGACCGGACCGTCGTCGTGCTCCGGTCGGGCGGCCCCGTCGAGACGCCGTGGCGCGACGACGTCGCTGCCGTCGTCGAGCAGTGGTACCCCGGACAGGCGGACGGTGCCGCACTCGCGTCGGTGCTCTACGGCGACAGCGACCCCGGTGGCCGCCTTCCAGTGACGTTCGCGCCCGAGGGGAGCTATCTCACCAGCGACGAGCGGCGTTTCCCCGGCGAGGACGATGTGGCCCGCTACGACGAGGGCGTCTTCGTCGGCTACCGGCACTTCGATTCGGGCGACGACGAGCCTACCTACCCCTTCGGCCACGGCCACTCGTACGCGACCTTCGAGTACGGCGACGCCACCGTGGTCGGCGATGCCACTGTCGAACTATCGGTCCGGAACGTCGCCGACAGACCGGGCCGCGACGTCGTGCAGGCCTACGTCCGACCACCTGCCGTCGACGGTATCGACCGACCGGTCCGCGAGTTCGCCGCGGCCCAATCGGTGGCGCTCGACCCCGGCGAAACCGGAACCGTGACGCTCGAACTCGACGAGCTCGCGTTCTCGCGGTACGACGAGGGGTGGACGGTCGACAGCGGTCAGTATCGGGTCGAAGTCGGCCGGTCCAGCAGCGACGTGCGAGCCACGGTGGACCTCGACCGCTAG